Proteins encoded by one window of Sphingosinicella sp. BN140058:
- a CDS encoding energy transducer TonB gives MKAIGPDHCSLDRTFADGGRLMLFHSGIGDTISISNDAWPRPQTGGYQVVVVGSTRRTLSADPRRVGSFGLYIPLEGLTVAEIADAAAIEILAPEGREVGRYELVGAATAAKRLSACTAKAAVFDWAAVAPPAPPPSPPPSGYRHVTMAKPVLPLSAVFADAVYPPAALAAGEQGTVRFVLAVDVAGRVADCTISSSSGSETLDMETCRLMRELARFEPARDAAKKPVADSFFSRVTWRLPPPETEAAASAPLGPTP, from the coding sequence GTGAAGGCGATCGGCCCCGATCATTGCAGCCTCGATCGCACTTTTGCCGACGGAGGGCGGCTGATGCTCTTCCACAGCGGCATTGGTGATACGATCTCGATAAGCAACGACGCATGGCCTCGGCCGCAGACGGGCGGTTACCAGGTCGTCGTCGTCGGCTCGACGCGACGGACCTTGTCGGCGGATCCACGTCGAGTCGGCAGTTTCGGGCTGTATATCCCGCTCGAGGGTCTCACGGTGGCGGAGATCGCCGACGCCGCGGCGATCGAAATCCTCGCCCCCGAAGGGCGGGAGGTCGGCCGCTATGAATTGGTTGGCGCGGCGACGGCGGCGAAGCGCCTGTCGGCCTGCACTGCGAAAGCCGCGGTGTTTGATTGGGCGGCGGTCGCACCGCCTGCTCCCCCGCCGTCGCCGCCTCCCAGCGGATATCGGCATGTGACGATGGCAAAACCCGTTCTCCCGCTCTCTGCAGTGTTCGCGGACGCCGTCTATCCTCCCGCGGCATTGGCCGCCGGCGAGCAGGGTACTGTGAGATTCGTGCTCGCTGTGGATGTCGCTGGCCGGGTCGCCGACTGCACCATCTCTTCGTCAAGCGGCTCCGAAACTCTCGACATGGAAACCTGCCGACTTATGCGCGAACTTGCACGTTTCGAGCCCGCGCGGGATGCCGCAAAGAAGCCGGTCGCGGACAGCTTCTTCAGCCGTGTAACCTGGCGTCTGCCCCCGCCGGAGACAGAGGCTGCAGCGAGCGCGCCGCTCGGACCTACGCCATAA